In Sesamum indicum cultivar Zhongzhi No. 13 linkage group LG8, S_indicum_v1.0, whole genome shotgun sequence, the sequence atactctttttttttcccagtCATTAGTCCACCGTTAAcgtcaaatattcaaaatatgggTGAACCAGAAGGCGAAGAATTCACCAAATTAAGGATGCTATTCCAATAATTCTTGTTATCTTCATTGTAATCACTGCCGCCACCACTTCCGCTGCCGTTGTCATCGGACTCTCCGCCGTCGTCCGAGAGATGCCGGTCGGTGCTCAGCAAAAGGTCCGTAAACTTTTCGACGAAATTCCCACAAGGAACATGCTCGGAAGTACTACTCCTGATTGATTCCGTTGCCAATACTGATGTGAACGGGAACGAACTCCTAATCCCGTTTCTTTGTTCCGGCAAATACTTCCAGTACTCTTCTTCCCTTTCTTCTTTCGTGACTCCGCCGTCGACGTCACATGAGTTTCCGGCGAACGCGGCGGAGGAGTTCTCTCGCACTCCTACTCCCGCGGCGGAGCTGAGTGTCGAAGTCGATGATTCCAGCTCGCCGGCGACTCCCCTCATTGAGAGACCAGAATTCACAGCCCCCGCTTCGCTTGTCTGCCCCCAAACGCCAGTACTGGTCCATGCCTTGAGCACGTCGAGGCACCGCCCCGGGCCAACGGGCTTGTGAATCGGGCTCGAAGTGGAGGCGAATTCCGGGCTCTGAGCCTGTTCAGCGTAAAATATTAAGCTTGTTGCGTTTCTGCAGAAATCAATCAGGTCAGGACAAAGTGTATCAACACACAGGTACCTGAAAGGAATTGACAGAGCCAGCACCGGAGCTTAGCTTGGACTGTCTGGCCAATCTGGCTTCGGCCTCGAGGCGGGCGCTCTCCCACTGAGCTATGTGGCTGAGATTGGCGGCGTTCTTGGACTGGCCATCGCCGGATAATAGGGTATCGTTCTTGGGCCTGTGAGTTACGGGGTCGATGCCCATTTTAGCTAATCTCTTCTTGAGATGGGTGTTccagtaattcttgatttcgTTGTCTGTTCTTTTAGGCAAATGAGTGGCTATAGCCGACCACCTGAGAAGAAGACAATCAACGAGAAAATATCGATCACTGcaagaagagaagaaacaCCCTTGTTTCCATCTACCCAATACTGCTAAAAACAAGATCAAGGAACAAGAATCCACCACTTTTTTCTGtgtaaaagttaaatattggCAGGCCAAATTGTTTTTGAAATTCAGGTCAGATTCGGCAATTTGTGAGAGTAACTGCTGCTACTAATCAGCCTGACAGGACCGGGATATATAGCAGAAAAAGCTGTGGATGGatgaaagtaaaaaagatAACATTGCAACTAGCTACTACTGCATCTAAATCTTGAATATTCGATGTACAGAATTTAGTTCATCCCTGCAACTCTCATTATCAGAAGCTGGAAACATTTGTCACATTACTGTAGAGTTTCTTGCTCATATATATCATACCCTCAAATCTCCAGAAAAGAAGATAGACACAGATTTTACTCGATCTCCAAGATCAGTGAGGGGGGAAATATGGCCTATCAGACACTGAGAAAACATGACTCAGTTGGAGTTGAAAAATCTCTGAAGATTTACCTGTTTCCAAGAAGGGCATGGAGCTGAATGATGGTTTGTTCTTCTTGAAAACTGAACTTGCCTCTTTTGATATCAGGTCTCAAATAGTTAGTCCATCTCAACCTGCAACTCTTCCCACATCTCTGGAGCcctacatatatacataaaccCCAAAAACAAGCTATAAACTTTACTCTACTGAAAAAGTCGACGGATTGGACTGGATTGGATTACATCAATGTGCATGGTGCAAAAGCCAGGGTGAAAAAGGCGGCTCACCAGCTTTGGGAGGCAAAGCTCTCCAGCTTCCATGGCCGTATTGTTGTATATAAGCTAAGAGCTTCTCATCTTCTTCAGGTGTCCATGGCCCTTTCTTCACCCCGATTTTATCGCAGCATGGAGATCGACCCATTGCTCAAATGAGTTCGGACAGAAAAATTGGATGAATATGAATTCTTGGAGTTGTGGGAAAGAAGAAATCGTGAATGTGAAAACGGAGTGAGTGAGGGGAATATATCGTACATAAGTAGAGAGATgggagaaagaattctttaaGGTGTGTTTGGCTGTGCTCtttgaaaatgatttttttcttaaatggagctcgaaatattttaataataaaacttttataatttatgttcaaaattagaaattgttgaaattttaaagaattttagtAATCAGTTTATAAcatactataaatattttgaaaattttataattcactCAAGAGTCTCTTAATacattttaggataaattaggCAACCTCTTTCAGGTTcggtataattacgaatattcccttgtcatttgaaaaattataaataattttttaattttaatgatcgtCTAATAACTAGTCAATCCATTAATTTCTGTCAgttttttatggtaaattgcAAAATATCCTTGTGgactataaatttaatttaatttatttttttgaatattaaaaaaaaattatgaactaattggataatttttaattatttttcatccaccttgtcttatttttcttataaattttcaatttaaaaaaaaagaaaaaaatacattaagaataaagttgacaatttcaagcTCCGTAtcagaattacataattttatcaagtaGCGGAgtgtattagtaattttttaaataatgataaaatatttgtaattatattaaactttaGAGGAACTCGTTATAACTTACcccaaattttttaatgataagaGAGATGTATTTAACTCAATAAAACTTATTTcacgaaaaaagaaaagcaaagagaaaaaaggggataaatatatttttggttctcAAATATAGCCACTAATGCGACtcctcaaataatttaaggttgtaattttgattctcAAACTTCTACTTTTTGGCACTTTTGGCCCTTCTGttaacttttttgttaaacttaacgaaaatttcattgaagtgaaaaaaaaaaaaacttttttgcTTAACGAAAATTTCAttgaagtgaaaaaaaaaaaattgttatttttttctcttattttgt encodes:
- the LOC105167648 gene encoding myb-related protein 306-like; this translates as MGRSPCCDKIGVKKGPWTPEEDEKLLAYIQQYGHGSWRALPPKAGLQRCGKSCRLRWTNYLRPDIKRGKFSFQEEQTIIQLHALLGNRWSAIATHLPKRTDNEIKNYWNTHLKKRLAKMGIDPVTHRPKNDTLLSGDGQSKNAANLSHIAQWESARLEAEARLARQSKLSSGAGSVNSFQAQSPEFASTSSPIHKPVGPGRCLDVLKAWTSTGVWGQTSEAGAVNSGLSMRGVAGELESSTSTLSSAAGVGVRENSSAAFAGNSCDVDGGVTKEEREEEYWKYLPEQRNGIRSSFPFTSVLATESIRSSTSEHVPCGNFVEKFTDLLLSTDRHLSDDGGESDDNGSGSGGGSDYNEDNKNYWNSILNLVNSSPSGSPIF